A region from the Symphalangus syndactylus isolate Jambi chromosome 2, NHGRI_mSymSyn1-v2.1_pri, whole genome shotgun sequence genome encodes:
- the LOC134732663 gene encoding uncharacterized protein, whose product MGGRAEALLTSQTVGGRPGRGAPHFPDRAAGRAEALLTSQTMGGRAEALLTSQTMGGRAEALLASSRTGRPGRGAPRFRDGAAGQRRSSLPRRWVAGQRRSSLPRRGGRAEALLTSQTGWPGRGAPHFPDDGWPGRDAPHLPDGAAAGQGLQSQHPGRPRQAAGRRRLPRGQTTPPHSSPGNTEHRVSETPSAVPAPREAEADRALGVRSWRPAWRRWRTRAAQPKEKKQAAVARAGSPRKSAAMS is encoded by the coding sequence atgggtggtcgggcagaggcgctcctcacttcccagacggtgggtggccggccgggcagaggcgctcctcacttcccagaccgggcggctggccgggcagaggcgctcctcacctcccagacgatgggtggccgggcagaggcgctcctcacctcccagacgatgggtggccgggcagaggcgctcctcgcttcctcccggacggggcggccgggcagaggcgctcctcgcttccgagacggggcggccgggcagaggcgctcctcacttcccagacgatgggtggccgggcagaggcgctcctcacttcccagacggggcggccgggcagaggcgctcctcacttcccagacggggtggccgggcagaggcgctcctcacttcccagacgatgggtggccgggcagagacgctccccacctcccagacggggcggcggccgggcaggggctgcaatcccagcaccctggtaggccaaggcaggcggctgggaggcggaggctgccgcgaggccagaccacgccaccgcactccagcccgggcaacaccgagcaccgggtgagcgagactccgtctgcagtcccagcacctcgggaggctgaggcggacagagcactcggcgtcaggagctggcgaccagcgtggcgaagatggcgaacgcgtgctgcgcagccaaaggagaaaaagcaggcagcggtggcacgcgccggcagtcccag